One window of Medicago truncatula cultivar Jemalong A17 chromosome 2, MtrunA17r5.0-ANR, whole genome shotgun sequence genomic DNA carries:
- the LOC11441978 gene encoding nucleosome assembly protein 1;4: MSDHSADLPAAAAALSAEDRAGLVNALKDKLQLLAGDRVDVMETLSPNVKQRVEVLKVLQSEHDELESKYLEERAQLEAKYQKLYEPLYTKRYEIVNGVIDVEGITNEAGQGEESKAAEEKGVPSFWLTAMKTNEILGEEITERDEEALKYLKDIKWSKLDNPKGFKLEFYFDSNPYFQNSVLTKTYHMIEDDDPILEKSIGTEIEWHPGKCLTQKVMKKKPKKGSKNAKPIIKTEKCDSFFNIFNPPHIPEDDDEIDDDVVEELQNLMEHDYDIGSTIRDKIIPHAVSWFTGEAGESDFDDIEVDEDDEDGDEEDDDDDDDDDDDEEDEDDEEEDEGKGKSKSKRGSKAKPGKDQSTERPADCKQQ; this comes from the exons ATGTCCGATCACTCCGCCGATCTTCCTGCTGCCGCCGCCG CTCTTAGTGCTGAAGATCGTGCCGGTCTCGTCAATGCACTCAAA GATAAGCTTCAGCTCTTGGCTGGGGACCGCGTGGATGTCATGGAAACACTTTCGCCCAATGTCAAGCAACGCGTCGAGGTTCTGAAAGTTTTGCAG AGCGAACATGATGAATTGGAGAGTAAGTATTTAGAGGAGCGAGCTCAGTTGGAAGCTAAATACCAGAAGCTTTATGAACCACTTTACACAAAG AGGTACGAGATTGTCAATGGTGTTATTGACGTTGAAGGAATTACAAACGAAGCAGGACAGGGAGAAGAAAGCAAAGCTGCTGAAG AGAAAGGAGTCCCTAGCTTTTGGCTAACTGCAATGAAGACTAATGAAATATTGGGTGAAGAG ATCACTGAACGTGATGAGGAGGCTCTCAAGTATCTCAAAGATATCAAGTGGAGTAAACTTGACAATCCTAAGGGTTTCAAGCTggagttttattttgattctaaTCCTTATTTCCAAAATTCCGTGCTAACAAAAACATATCACATGATTGAAGATGATGACCCTATATTAGAGAAATCAATAGG AACGGAAATTGAGTGGCACCCAGGAAAGTGCTTGACACAAAAGGTTATGAAGAAGAAGCCAAAGAAAGGATCAAAAAATGCCAAACCAAtcataaaaacagaaaaatgtGATAGTTTCTTCAACATTTTCAACCCTCCCCACATTCCCGAGGATGATGACGAAATTGATGACGATGTT GTTGAAGAGCTTCAGAATTTGAtggaacatgattatgatattgg TTCTACAATCCGAGACAAAATTATTCCTCATGCTGTGTCATGGTTCACGGGAGAGGCTGGAGAGAGTGATTTTGACGATATAGAagtagatgaagatgatgaagacggagatgaagaggatgatgatgatgatgatgatgatgatgacgatgaaGAGGATGAGGATGATGAGGAGGAAGATGAAGGGAAGGGGAAGAGCAAGAGCAAG AGGGGTAGCAAGGCCAAACCTGGTAAAGATCAGTCGACTGAGCGCCCTGCTGATTGCAAGCAGCAGTAG
- the LOC11441979 gene encoding beta-fructofuranosidase, cell wall isozyme: MAISPILLIALFSLIYGNYVIPIEATHHVYRTLESSSSYSSHHDQPYRTAYHFQPLKNWINDPNGPMRYGGLYHLFYQYNPKGAVWGNIVWAHSASKDLVNWTPLDHAIHPSQPSDIKGCWSGSATILPGGKPAILYTGIDPNNHQVQNIAIPKNMSDPLLREWKKSPKNPLMEPTVANKINASSFRDPTTSWLGKDGYWRVLIGSKVHRKGIAIMYKSKNFVDWFEAKHPLHSAEGTGMWECPDFFPVLNKNPLTIGLDTSVNGDDVRHVLKVSLDDTKHDHYLIGTYDTVKDVFVPDNGFENNQNVLRYDYGKYYASKTFFDDGKNRRILLGWANESSSVVDDVKKGWSGIHTIPRVIWLHKSGKQLVQWPVKELENLRMNPVNWPTKVIKGGELIPITGVNSVQADVEISFEVKDFGKAELLDKWIDPQILCSQKGASVKGGVGPFGLHVFASKGLQEYTAVFFRIFRYQHKNLVLMCSDQSRSSLNKENDMTTYGTFVDVDPLHEKLSLRTLIDHSVVESFGGEGRACITARVYPTLAIHDKALLYAFNNGNSAVKITRLNAWSMKKAKIN; the protein is encoded by the exons ATGGCTATCTCTCCAATTTTATTGATAGCTCTCTTCTCTCTTATTTATGGCAATTATGTTATTCCCATTGAAGCTACCCACCATGTTTACCGAACTCTTGAGAGTTCATCTTCTTATTCCTCACATCATGATCAACCTTATAGAACTGCCTATCACTTCCAACCTCTCAAGAATTGGATCAACG ACCCCAATG gaCCAATGAGATATGGAGGACTTTATCATCTGTTCTACCAATACAATCCAAAAGGTGCTGTTTGGGGAAATATTGTGTGGGCCCATTCAGCATCAAAGGATCTTGTGAATTGGACACCATTGGATCATGCAATCCACCCATCTCAACCGTCAGATATAAAAGGTTGTTGGTCAGGCTCAGCAACAATACTTCCAGGTGGCAAACCAGCAATTTTATACACAGGAATTGATCCAAATAATCATCAAGTTCAAAACATAGCCATACCCAAAAATATGTCTGACCCATTACTTAGAGAATGgaaaaaatcaccaaaaaatcCATTGATGGAACCTACTGTTGCTAACAAAATTAATGCAAGTTCATTTAGGGACCCAACTACTTCTTGGCTAGGAAAAGATGGTTATTGGAGGGTATTAATTGGAAGCAAAGTACATAGAAAGGGAATTGCAATTATGTACAAAAGTAAAAATTTTGTTGATTGGTTTGAAGCCAAACATCCTTTACATTCAGCTGAAGGAACAGGAATGTGGGAGTGTCCTGATTTTTTTCCAGTATTAAATAAGAATCCATTAACCATTGGTCTTGATACATCTGTGAATGGTGATGATGTTAGACATGTGCTTAAGGTTAGTTTGGATGACACAAAACATGATCACTATTTGATTGGGACTTATGATACTGTTAAGGATGTCTTTGTTCCAGATAATGGCTTTGAGAATAATCAAAATGTGTTGAGATATGATTATGGGAAATATTATgcatcaaaaacattttttgatgATGGGAAGAATAGAAGGATCTTGTTGGGTTGGGCTAATGAATCTTCaagtgttgttgatgatgtcaAGAAAGGATGGTCTGGAATCCAT ACTATTCCAAGGGTTATCTGGCTTCATAAATCAGGGAAACAGTTGGTGCAATGGCCAGTGAAAGAACTTGAAAATCTACGTATGAACCCAGTCAATTGGCCAACCAAGGTGATCAAGGGAGGTGAATTGATTCCAATTACTGGTGTTAATTCAGTACAG GCTGATGTTGAAATTTCATTTGAAGTGAAAGATTTTGGAAAGGCCGAATTATTGGACAAATGGATAGATCCTCAAATTTTGTGTAGTCAAAAGGGTGCATCAGTAAAAGGTGGTGTTGGACCATTTGGTCTGCATGTGTTTGCTTCTAAAGGCTTGCAAGAGTACACAGCAGTGTTTTTTAGAATATTCAGATATCAACATAAGAATTTGGTTCTCATGTGCAGTGACCAAAGCAG gTCATCTTTGAATAAAGAGAATGATATGACCACATATGGGACTTTTGTGGATGTTGACCCACTTCATGAAAAGCTGTCACTAAGAACTTTG ATTGACCATTCAGTGGTGGAGAGTTTTGGTGGAGAAGGAAGGGCCTGCATCACAGCTAGAGTTTATCCTACATTAGCAATCCATGATAAGGCTTTGTTATATGCTTTCAATAATGGAAATTCTGCAGTCAAGATCACAAGATTGAATGCTTGGAGCATGAAGAAAGCAAAAATCAACTAA